The nucleotide window agcaaggCGAAGAGCCTACGTGAGTTCCTGGACCTGCTTATGGCGTCCACAAATATGAACTGCTTGACACCAGAGGCCAGTCTTAAGGGTGATTGCCAGTTCTTGAGCGCCAACCTTTACGCAAGAAGCGTTTTCGGTAAGTTTTCTCGTCATTCGCATAGCACTTTCGGAAATAGCATCGCTaacttcccttctcttatTCAGGCGAGGACGCTCTAGCAAACTTGAGCATCGAAAAGGAAGGTGAAGACGGACCCATTACTGGTTTCTTGAGGATACGCAGCAGATCGCAAGGGTTGGCCCTCAGTCTTGGCTCCCTCAAGGCATTGAACAAGATTGGTTCTGCCGCTTGAACAGATTTTCTCTCCGGCTAGATGAGATGAAAAAGATGATGTATGGGGTGATTGGGAGGGTTGTATAGCGATTAATTCATCACTTGATATTCTTTTCACCGTTGTGGTTTGTTTCAGTTGTTGTTATCATAGTCTTTGTTACATTTCCACTAGTTGATGCTTGTGAGAGATTCGGATGAGACTCATGTCACTCTCTTTTGTATGCTTCGATTAATGGCTGAAATGTAAAGGGTTTTCGACATATAGTGTGATGGATGAGGAAGACAAAAGCAGAGGATGAACCCAGAAGCAGGATGAATTATCCAGATGGAAAAATCAGATATAGACACAAAATCAATCCTTGACAGAAAACCAGCCAGGTGTGATTAATGCCATCCTCAGTCATCAGTCAGTGGATCTCTTAGACAAGCTCAAACAGACACGCGCATTATTCTCATTCATATATAGTCACCCATAACTTCGTCCACCATCCCTTCCATCACTCATTTCCTCCTTCCACTGCGGTCTCTTATCCATTCCTTTCTCCACGGCATGATTATGCCATACGACCCTTCCCCCACCCAGAGCACAAACTTGGGTACAAAAGTAAAGATTAAACagtagtaaaagtaaaaagtaGAAAGTAATTGCTCGGCGATATGCTGTCTGCCTAATTGCACAttatgaaaaaaaaaaaaaaaaaaaaaattattggtacgtaggtaggcgaagaaaggaaaaggggtaTAAGTAAGGTATCGTATGCGGTGTATGACGTGGATTTTGTTTCCGCCATTAACCATGACATATGAAAAAAGTAAGTCTTTGAAGATGTCCTCCCAGGTGTCTTGTTAATGAAACAAAATAGGGAAATGGTATCATATTCGTTCTTAAAAGGAAGGTTGAAGTGATGAATAGGTATTATCAAATGTGATATGATGTAGACGGGGTGGTGCCCGGAACGCGACCCTTCTCGTTGAAACGGGGCCGGTTTATTTGTGTGGTTGAAGGGTGTCGTGATATTAAGGTATAGAtaggcaggtaggtattcTTGTTGAAATGTTGGGATGACTCGGCGCTCATGGATTGGTCGGTGCTGTCGCCGTTGCGCTcttcggcgccggcgccgtgTTTTGGGGTTGGTTATCTTGGAATGTGAGGAGCGAGGAAGGACCAGCCAGATAGATGCCAGTCAGCAACCCCATACGATACGCCCTACTGTGCCCTCTTTACTGAGGCATCGTATTGACTCGCCACAGCTGTAGCGATAGAAATTGGTCAAAAGCgacttgctgctgctgctgctgctgcggagGAAGCTGTTGTCGACTGGAACTAGCCGTGGCTGTATTCGCCGCGGGATGTCGGTGTTGTCTCCTGCTTCTGGAGGGGGGAGACGGAGGTGGATTGGTTATGGCGGAAATCATTCTGTCAAACTCCGCTGGTTCACAATGTGGCTACCGATTGAAAACCAGGGCATTGACAATGGTTCCTTGTTTCCAGCCTTGGTCAGGGAGGGTGGATGTTTCTTTGAGGACCTTGCCCATGTAGGCTATGCGGATCTTTTTGTTTGAGGAGAGCTGTGGCAAAGAAACACAAAAACAAGAGTCTGTTAGCTGTTGGGCTGCATagcgaagaaaaaaagatagAAAGAAATAGTACCTTTGCGTTCTCAGCAACCTTCCTCCCAAGAACCCGTACCGAATCCCCTTTGTCGACTTGCACGATAACGTCTCTGCTCCCATCACTCAACCTCACCCTGACATTGATCAGATCCCTAACATTCACCACCGTTTTGCCTTTCTTCCCCCTGTGATGACgctcggaggaggagcagaccTCATCACCATTTTCCAAAGCCTCCTGGCTGGCGCCCTCGGTAACTTCTTCATTGGCTACTGACACAGCACCCTTGGTGTCCGTATCCGCGTatccttcctcatcttcatcggcTTCCATGGAGGAAGGTGGTCGACTCGTCGAAATATTCGTAGGATCTGAAACAATGTGTTCCGGAAGCGAGTAATGATTTCCTAGTAAATCGTACGCTCCTCCCTGTGCCAAGTTGCCGGTGGGAAGCGTGATCTCGGCGGCGTTGAGGATGGTTTGAGCGGTTGCTAGGGCTACTTCCCtgccgttgtcgtcgtcgtcgtcctcctctacACCGCTGCTGTGTCCTTcaccttggccttcttcgccttcgtAGTCACTTGGTGCCGCAAGCGTTCCGTCACCATGCtgcgcagccgcagccgcatCCACCTGCTCCTGATGCCACAAAATCTCCAGCGCGGCGTGAATGGCCAGCCACACCTCCTGCCTGCCCGTGACTCTAGTATCAAAGAACTCGACCCGCTCGCGATCCAAAGCTGCGCGCGTCCATACTGTGCCATCACTTGTCCACTCGTGCCGCTTTAGGGGTTTGTTGATATGTTGGGAGAGGTTTCGGgagtggcggcggcggcctcggTCTCGATCTCCACGATCATCTCCACGGTCACCACGGTGCTGAGAAGAACGGCGACGATGActccgtcgtcgttgttCTCGTTGTTCacctggttgttgttgttcttgttgttcttgtcgtGGTTGGTGAGAGAATGTTGTTGCCCCTGAAGGAGGGTGAGAAGTAAGGGGTTGTCGATCATCACTGGTTACTGACGAACCGCCTCCTATGCCGCGGAGTTGTGACCCTGCTGGTGTTCCAGCTGCTGTTGTGGGAGCTGGCGAGCCTCCAGCATCTAACTCACGGCGGTTGATTGCTCGGGAAGAACCTGAAATCCTAGAGGTGCGGCTGCCGGCTGGGTACCTTGGTGCTATtacgccctcctcctcggaggACCTGGATATGCAGCAACCCTACACAAatcaaagaggaagagacagAAGTACGAGTTAGAAACGTTTGAATAAAGACGTTGGGATAACAGTGGAGATTGGATTGGATTAATAGGtaggataggtaggtagatagtcGTGATACACaccattttcttttttttttcttttaccGTTTGAGACTGGATGGATGAACCGGATACGCCGCTAAATCCAACAATGTtcacttctttctcttcctctctctctctctctctacttCGGATATTGGATATCTGAATTAACTTTGTTCacctttcccccctttttctttctttgtctTTGCCTGACTGACCAGACCCTTCAACAACCTTTAACCGTTTTCACTCTCCTGCCTAAGTGCCACCGCTCGCTCGGGTTATACCAGCCGCCTGGATAGCCAGTTCATGACGGCCCGAGCCGGCGATTGGCCTTGAAGGCGCCAGCGAATGTTGTCGTTTCGCAACGCGCAGTAGGCCGTTTGAGAGTTTTGCGCCGGTTGAAACAATGGATAAATAAGCACGAGGCGGTATGCACCAGGCAGTGCCGGGAGTGGATGTTTCCCCTGAATGGGCGCAGTatcgtcccgtcccgtccttCTCGAATGTCTTACTTGTCGGGTCTCGGCCAGTTACCTTCGGATCTGCCCTTGGCCCCTTGTGTTCGAGATCGGGAGCCTCGCTGGATATTTCAAGGGCGAACAAAATGAGGCAACAAAGGTAAGTTTGAACGTGGTGCCAAAGTCGACGTATAGTCTTCAAGTCGACGACTTTTTCTCCCGATTCCTTTTGAACTGTTGGAAGATGAGCTTCGACTCTGGCAGAGCTCCCCCTGTTCGCCCGTTGAAAAGCTCCTCCGATGCTGCACGTCTCGCTCTCGGCAGGCAGGCACTTGTGGTGTGTTTGATGCTATGGTGAACCCCCGCAGGCAGATCTGTTGCGTGGGGTTTACATATGTATGCACTGTAGGGGTCCCCGTCCCTGACTAAAGTTGCTGATGCGCGGCCTGCTAGCGTGGTCCGGCCAAGTCTGGGGCTGCTACCATAAGTCCTTGCTAAGGCGTTTCTGGGCGATGTCGCGGTGAAGAGGGCTTCGTTTCACACCCCTGAAGTGGCCGGGGATGGTGATGTCTGAGGTTGTACCTCGGCCGTTGACTGGTTGAACGAGTTCAAGCTTTCGATAATATTGGGAGGCGTTAATGGAACTTGGGGAAGATTGGAATTCTAGATTTCTACCATCCCTTTGCGATGTCGGGGTAAGGAGCGGGGATCGATGGCGAAATGGGCAGATGGATAGATTCATGAAATGTACTAGACCAGGAATAACAAACTTCATGACGACCACAGATAAGAGCCTCAAGCAAGACAAGTTCATGACATGAGAGAATGACGTTTGAGGGGGGACTTTGTCATTGTGATGCGATCCCGCCCCGTTACACTGTCGGCCCGGTATGATCATGGCAACCTAgccaggggggggggaagctCTGTCGTTACCTAAGAGCCCGAGCTCGTTCCCCTTCATCCGCCTCCAATTCCCTGATCTGACTATCGATCTAGTGTAGATGGCGCAGACACCCTTTAACTCAATCCGTCTTTTCCTGCATCGACATGATGGCTGAGCCGTCCTAGCACCGCACCCGAGTTGAGCGTCATCCATTCATTACAATTATGGCTCAGCCCAATGATTCGGGCGCAGTAAAAAGACCAGTATTGCCGTTTCCCGCACAATGTCTACAGGGCGCTGTTGAAGTACAGACTTGATCACGCCGACTTACACAAGTTCTCTAGAGCGACGGATGCTTGTTGTTGCAGTCGCCTCACTGCAACGGTTGCATTAGCTCTGCAAGAGGTTGTCTAGGGCATACGAACGGCAAGTCAGGCCACCGGGTAAAATATGGGTTTGCGGGGAACGCATCGTCAAGTGATCTTTGGGGACACCACGGGGTTTTTTTGTGAGTTAACATCTTCCCCCATTACCACAGATAGCCTCTGCACTTGGCAGTTCCGCAGAGACATTTGGTCATCTCCGAGATCTTTGATGGGTCATGCGCGTCGCTTTCGAGCCCTGTCAATCCGTTGACATAGTCGAATGTCAACTCGGTCCCCTTGGGGATATCCTTGATGGCGAACAGGGCAAGGTCGTGAATATGCTTGTCAGCGTGATCGCCCACCCGCGCAAATATGGCCATATTGGGGTCGCAGCTGTGGTTGATGAACCTGGTAGGGCCACTCATATACTCGCCGTCAACCTCTAGCGGCTGTCCGGCCAGCAAGGGATCTAGTGAGTCCGGATCGGAAAACTTGTCGAGGGCAAACAAGTAGACATCCTTTCGTCTAGCAATGGTCGATTCAGCTCGTCGCCGGTCGGCCTCCTCGCTGGTAATGATTTCGCCCAAGTACCGGTCCACGAATTGCCCCCTCTTGATATTGACGGGGCATTTGACGCCCCAGCCCCTGTCTTTAGTCCTAAAGATCTGCAAGGGCACGGTCCGGCCACGCTCTACCACTCGGTTTGGGCAGTCCTTGGAACAGGCGCAACCTTGGTGGCACTCGTAGATGGGCTCCTGGGATTGCAAGACCCTATCACGCAATAGTCCCTTTTTCGCTCCTTGGGAGTAGTAGGCAAATCGCTTCTTCCGGGTGTAGGGATCAGCTTCCTCGTCGCTATCTGGCGCCATCTCGTCGAGACACTGACATGTCGAGTACATGCACTCTTCATCGCTAGCGCAGGAGCAGCCTACTCGGAAAGACTGGTCGGCCACGGGAACGTTTTTCCCTATGATGGAGTGGTCGATAAAACGGAAGTTGGGGTTGAGGAAGGCGTCGTCTTCGCGGTTGACGATGGAGATGGGCAGCTGAGCGTGGGTTGCGAAGGATCGGATCTGGCACCAGTGGCagttctttttctcttttgggTTGGCCTAGTTTATCAAAGACATGTAAGTCAGCAGGATTCAAGCTGGCCTCGACTTTTGTTTGGATGTGGGATGCAGTTGGATGACTTACATCTGGCTTCCCGTGGTTGAAGAAGTGAGGGCGGAACGCTTTCTCCATCTTGGCGTAAATCAGCTTAAATTGACTTTGACTTGTACAGGAGGTTTCTTTCTTCAGACTTTGAAGTGGGAGTCAACCAAAGGTGCCGCTCCCGGGTTGGGTTGTTGAAGTTCTGGTCGCGTTCCTGGAAGCTTTACGCGTTGAGAGAGAAAGATGGCTTAGCGTAAGTGACCAAGACGCGAATTCCCGTGAGGAGAAGGCGGGCGGGCAGGCGCTGAGCATTGTTGCGGGGGGAGTGCGGGGAGTGGctgcataggtaggtagtggcTACAGTGGCTCGCTCACTGCTGCTGTGGATTTGGGGTGTCAACGGAATGGAATCAAGCCCGGTCCTTCACTTCCACCTTTCAACACCAAAATTGGCAAAGACATTATTTAACGTTCCTCTGAGCGGATCGTACCCGGCTGAGAAGGGCGAACATGAACAACTTGTGGCCATCGATATTAGGATACGAACACGAAGGATTGGCCTTACAGAGcgcaggagaagaagcgagaCGGGGCTGAAGACAGGAAggttgatgacgacgaccgGCTTTGATAGTCACAAACCGGGCAGTTGGAGCAACACGTTTCGACTTTACTACGATAATTGGGTACAACCGACAAGCAAACTCTCTGCCTTAACCGCTTGTCGAGTTCCACACCTTCACAACAGCCCCCGCCGCAACGCCATCTGGGCTCGACTGCAGCGCAACCCGGACGACATTCAACGCCTGGCTGCCCAAGAAAACGGGCGCCTTGAGTCTTTGAGCCTCCTCAACAGCCGCAGAAAGACCATCGGCAATCTCCTTGAGACTCGTCTCGCTTTCGGCAGCAGCCCATCCCTGCCTCGCCGTGCCCTCCCGGAAAGCCTTGATGATACTGGGCCCATACTTCTTCAGCATCTGACTTCCTCCGGCCGCGTTGATACACAGATCAAACACCTGATCGAGGTCCAGCCCAACCTTATCCGCGAAAGCCAGGgcctccgccgccgagcAGAGCAATATCCCCTTCAAGAGTCCGATCACCATTGCTAGCTTCTCCTCGCCACTCGCAGCAGTTCCTTGAACCGGTCcaaccttgcccttgccttCTGCATACAGCCTTACCAGCCCACTGTCGTCGTCTGCCCCGTACCCCCTTCCTACGGCAGAAAAATACACCTGCTCGGCCACGCTCGTCATCAGCGTGGGGAATCCGCTCCTCCTGGCCTCGGCAGTGATGATGCTTGTGTCCTTGACGATAATTACTGTCGCACTCGCAATGGGCTGATAGCCCGTCAACATCCTCGGCGTCCGGTGTTCAAACATCCAGTTCCATGCGTCCGATTTGAGCACGGCCTCGTTCGTTCTTGCCAGATCCAGTCCCAAATGAGTGGCCAACCCCATGGCCTCGCTCGCTGCGAGAATTTGCACAGCCGCAAGCACCTGGTGCACCATTTTCATGTTGCTGCCGGCGCCGATGCCGCCCTGGACAATGTACAACTTGGCTGGATCGGCAAGCTCTTCCAGGAGCGGCTTGGATTTGCCCAGGGCCTTTTCAGACGGCACGCCCGCCATGATGGAAAGGGTACCGTCGGCGGCGCGGGCGGCACCGCCAGAGACAGGGCAGTCGATCAGATGGATGTCCGGACGGCCAATGGCGGAGAGCTGCTTTGCAAGAGATTGAACATAGTCACAGGGGACGGTGgagcagaggaggaggaccgcCCCTTGGGGCAGAGCTGGAGCGGCGGCGTCCGGCCCGTCGATAAGCACAGATTGGGCTTGTTGCGCAGTGGCTACCATGCAGACACAGAGTGCCTTGTCGGCCACGGCGGATGCTGGTGTGGACGCTGTGAGACCGCCGGCGGAGGTGAACTTCTCTAGGGTTGGCGGCCAGACGTCAAAGCCGGTTACAGGGTAGCCTTGCTTGATGAGGTGAGTGGCCATGCCGAAGCCCATGGCCCCGAGGCCGATGAAGGCCACAGCTTGCTTGGTGTCTGACATGATGTTCTGGGTTCGACTCGGTGAATGGACAAAGTCCCAGTAAGTGAACAGTGATGAGTGAGTGTTGAGTCGTCGTTAGGTAGGGCAGCCACTGTGTAAGTGTAAGCCCCAGTCAGATTCGATGTATCCCGTGAAGC belongs to Neurospora crassa OR74A linkage group IV, whole genome shotgun sequence and includes:
- a CDS encoding ubiquitin domain-containing protein, encoding MIDNPLLLTLLQGQQHSLTNHDKNNKNNNNQVNNENNDDGVIVAVLLSTVRHEWTSDGTVWTRAALDRERVEFFDTRVTGRQEVWLAIHAALEILWHQEQVDAAAAAQHGDGTLAAPSDYEGEEGQGEGHSSGVEEDDDDDNGREVALATAQTILNAAEITLPTGNLAQGGAYDLLGNHYSLPEHIVSDPTNISTSRPPSSMEADEDEEGYADTDTKGAVSVANEEVTEGASQEALENGDEVCSSSERHHRGKKGKTVVNVRDLINVRVRLSDGSRDVIVQVDKGDSVRVLGRKVAENAKLSSNKKIRIAYMGKVLKETSTLPDQGWKQGTIVNALVFNR
- the dim-5 gene encoding histone-lysine N-methyltransferase, translating into MEKAFRPHFFNHGKPDANPKEKKNCHWCQIRSFATHAQLPISIVNREDDAFLNPNFRFIDHSIIGKNVPVADQSFRVGCSCASDEECMYSTCQCLDEMAPDSDEEADPYTRKKRFAYYSQGAKKGLLRDRVLQSQEPIYECHQGCACSKDCPNRVVERGRTVPLQIFRTKDRGWGVKCPVNIKRGQFVDRYLGEIITSEEADRRRAESTIARRKDVYLFALDKFSDPDSLDPLLAGQPLEVDGEYMSGPTRFINHSCDPNMAIFARVGDHADKHIHDLALFAIKDIPKGTELTFDYVNGLTGLESDAHDPSKISEMTKCLCGTAKCRGYLW
- a CDS encoding 3-hydroxyisobutyrate dehydrogenase; translation: MSDTKQAVAFIGLGAMGFGMATHLIKQGYPVTGFDVWPPTLEKFTSAGGLTASTPASAVADKALCVCMVATAQQAQSVLIDGPDAAAPALPQGAVLLLCSTVPCDYVQSLAKQLSAIGRPDIHLIDCPVSGGAARAADGTLSIMAGVPSEKALGKSKPLLEELADPAKLYIVQGGIGAGSNMKMVHQVLAAVQILAASEAMGLATHLGLDLARTNEAVLKSDAWNWMFEHRTPRMLTGYQPIASATVIIVKDTSIITAEARRSGFPTLMTSVAEQVYFSAVGRGYGADDDSGLVRLYAEGKGKVGPVQGTAASGEEKLAMVIGLLKGILLCSAAEALAFADKVGLDLDQVFDLCINAAGGSQMLKKYGPSIIKAFREGTARQGWAAAESETSLKEIADGLSAAVEEAQRLKAPVFLGSQALNVVRVALQSSPDGVAAGAVVKVWNSTSG